The Streptomyces sp. Alt3 genome has a segment encoding these proteins:
- the dxs gene encoding 1-deoxy-D-xylulose-5-phosphate synthase translates to MTLLESIKGPQELKALGRPQLGELAQEIRAFLVHAVTRTGGHLGPNLGVVELTIALHRVFDSPVDRILWDTGHQSYVHKLLTGRQDFSGLRGRGGLSGYPSREESEHDVIENSHASTVLGWADGLAKADEVLGRRRHVVAVIGDGALTGGMAWEALNNIAAAPDRPLIIVVNDNERSYAPTIGGLADHLAILRTTDGYERFLSWGKGVLQQTPVIGPPLYGSLHGAKKGFKDTFAPQGMFEDLGLKYVGPVDGHDTAAVESALRRAKRFRGPVLVHCITEKGRGYPPALADDADRFHTVGMIDPQTCEPLVVPAAPSWTSVFGDEIAEIGAERPDVVAITAAMTHPVGLTRFAKEFPGRIWDVGIAEQHAAVSAAGLATGGLHPVVAVYSTFLNRAFDQVLMDVALHRCGVTFVLDRAGVTGADGPSHNGVWDMSVLQVVPGLRIAAPRDADRLREELREAVDVDDAPTVIRFPKETVGEPVASVGRIGGMDVLHRAPDPDVLLVAVGALAPVCLRTADLLAGSGIGCTVVDPRWVKPVDDRLPALAGQHELVAVVEDNSRAGGVGWAVGQALRDAGVDVPLRTFGIPERFLAHGGRGEVLAETGLTPVEIAGRISTVLERRTGTGGRRMPKESGT, encoded by the coding sequence GTGACGCTGCTCGAGTCGATCAAGGGGCCGCAGGAGCTCAAGGCGCTCGGCCGACCGCAGCTCGGTGAACTCGCCCAGGAGATCAGGGCGTTCCTCGTCCACGCGGTGACGAGGACGGGCGGCCATCTCGGCCCCAACCTAGGCGTGGTCGAACTCACGATCGCGCTCCACCGGGTCTTCGACTCGCCCGTGGACCGGATCCTGTGGGACACCGGACACCAGAGCTACGTCCACAAGCTGCTGACCGGGCGTCAGGACTTCTCCGGGCTGCGGGGCAGGGGCGGTCTCTCCGGCTACCCGTCCCGCGAGGAGTCCGAGCACGACGTCATCGAGAACTCCCACGCCTCCACCGTGCTCGGCTGGGCCGACGGCCTGGCCAAGGCCGACGAGGTGCTCGGGCGGCGGCGTCACGTGGTGGCGGTCATCGGCGACGGGGCTCTGACCGGCGGCATGGCCTGGGAAGCGCTCAACAACATCGCCGCGGCCCCGGACCGCCCCCTGATCATCGTGGTGAACGACAACGAGCGCTCGTACGCCCCCACCATCGGCGGGCTCGCCGACCACCTCGCGATCCTGCGTACCACCGACGGCTACGAACGCTTCCTGTCCTGGGGCAAGGGCGTGCTCCAGCAGACCCCGGTCATCGGGCCGCCGCTGTACGGGTCGCTGCACGGCGCGAAGAAGGGCTTCAAGGACACCTTCGCCCCGCAGGGCATGTTCGAGGACCTGGGCCTGAAGTACGTCGGCCCCGTCGACGGGCACGACACCGCGGCGGTCGAGTCGGCGCTGCGGCGCGCCAAGCGGTTCCGCGGCCCGGTACTGGTGCACTGCATCACGGAGAAGGGCCGGGGCTATCCGCCCGCCCTGGCCGACGACGCCGACCGCTTCCACACCGTCGGCATGATCGATCCGCAGACCTGCGAACCACTCGTGGTCCCGGCAGCCCCGTCGTGGACCTCGGTGTTCGGTGACGAGATCGCGGAGATCGGCGCCGAGCGCCCCGATGTCGTCGCGATCACGGCCGCGATGACGCACCCGGTCGGGCTGACCCGGTTCGCGAAGGAGTTCCCCGGCCGCATCTGGGACGTCGGGATCGCCGAGCAGCATGCGGCGGTCTCCGCCGCGGGGCTGGCCACCGGAGGTCTGCATCCGGTCGTCGCCGTCTACTCGACCTTCCTCAACCGGGCTTTCGACCAGGTCCTGATGGACGTCGCCCTGCACCGGTGCGGGGTGACCTTCGTCCTGGACCGTGCCGGAGTGACCGGGGCGGACGGCCCCTCGCACAACGGAGTGTGGGACATGTCCGTGCTCCAGGTCGTCCCCGGGCTCCGGATCGCCGCCCCGCGTGACGCCGACCGGCTGCGCGAGGAGCTGCGAGAGGCCGTGGACGTGGACGACGCACCGACGGTGATCCGGTTCCCCAAGGAGACGGTGGGCGAGCCGGTCGCGTCCGTGGGGAGGATCGGCGGGATGGACGTCCTGCACCGCGCCCCGGACCCCGACGTCCTGCTGGTGGCCGTCGGTGCGCTCGCCCCGGTCTGTCTGCGGACCGCCGACCTGCTCGCCGGTTCGGGCATCGGCTGCACGGTGGTCGACCCCCGCTGGGTCAAGCCGGTCGACGACCGGCTGCCGGCCCTCGCCGGGCAGCACGAGCTGGTGGCGGTCGTCGAGGACAACAGCAGGGCCGGTGGAGTCGGCTGGGCCGTGGGACAGGCGCTGCGGGACGCAGGCGTCGACGTACCGCTGCGGACGTTCGGGATCCCCGAGCGGTTCCTCGCCCATGGGGGCCGCGGTGAGGTGCTCGCCGAGACCGGACTCACGCCGGTGGAGATCGCAGGCCGCATCAGCACGGTGCTGGAGCGCCGCACGGGGACGGGAGGGCGCCGCATGCCGAAGGAGAGCGGGACGTGA
- the hpnH gene encoding adenosyl-hopene transferase HpnH produces the protein MAMPLRQSIKVATYLFEQKLRRREKFPLIVELEPLFACNLACEGCGKIQHPAGVLKQRMPVAQAVGAVLESGAPMVSIAGGEPLMHPQIDEIVRQLVARKKYVFLCTNAMLMRKKLEKFTPSPYFAFAVHIDGLRERHDESVAKEGVFDEAVEAMKEAKRRGFRVTTNSTFFNTDTPQTVIEVLNYLNDELKVDEMMISPAYAYEKAPDQEHFLGVEQTRELFKKSFAGGNRGRWRLNHSPLFLDFLEGKADFPCTAWAIPNYSLFGWQRPCYLMSDGYVPTYRELIEDTDWDKYGRGKDPRCANCMAHCGYEPTAVLATMGSLKESLRAARETVGGGS, from the coding sequence ATGGCCATGCCGCTTCGCCAGTCCATCAAGGTTGCGACGTATCTCTTCGAACAGAAACTCCGCAGGCGCGAGAAGTTCCCGCTGATCGTCGAGCTGGAACCCTTGTTCGCCTGCAATCTTGCGTGCGAGGGCTGCGGGAAGATCCAGCACCCGGCCGGAGTGCTCAAGCAGCGCATGCCGGTCGCGCAGGCCGTCGGGGCGGTGCTGGAGTCAGGTGCCCCGATGGTCTCCATCGCCGGTGGCGAGCCACTGATGCACCCGCAGATCGACGAGATCGTGCGTCAGCTGGTGGCAAGGAAGAAGTACGTCTTCCTCTGCACCAACGCCATGCTGATGCGCAAGAAGCTGGAGAAGTTCACCCCGTCGCCCTACTTCGCCTTCGCCGTGCACATCGACGGACTGCGCGAGCGGCACGACGAGTCGGTGGCCAAGGAAGGGGTCTTCGACGAGGCGGTGGAGGCCATGAAGGAGGCCAAGCGGCGCGGCTTCCGGGTCACCACCAACTCCACCTTCTTCAACACGGACACCCCGCAGACCGTCATCGAGGTCCTCAACTACCTCAACGACGAACTGAAGGTCGACGAGATGATGATCTCGCCCGCCTACGCCTACGAGAAGGCGCCTGACCAGGAGCACTTCCTGGGGGTCGAGCAGACCCGCGAGCTCTTCAAGAAGTCCTTCGCCGGCGGCAACCGGGGCCGGTGGAGGCTCAACCACTCACCGCTCTTCCTCGACTTCCTTGAGGGCAAGGCCGACTTCCCGTGCACGGCCTGGGCGATCCCCAACTACTCGCTCTTCGGATGGCAGCGGCCCTGCTACCTGATGAGCGACGGCTACGTCCCCACCTACCGGGAGCTCATCGAGGACACCGACTGGGACAAGTACGGCCGGGGCAAGGACCCGCGCTGCGCCAACTGCATGGCGCACTGCGGCTACGAACCCACTGCGGTGCTCGCCACCATGGGATCGCTGAAGGAGTCGCTGCGGGCGGCGCGGGAGACCGTCGGCGGGGGCAGCTGA
- a CDS encoding phosphorylase family protein yields MGGAEVPPGPTTPLLIACALGIERFALRTGRRGGEPGPGPVSIIRSGMGPRAAESAVREALGRPGAGGTAVIASGFCAGLEPGMHPGDLVVAEETRDAGGTTACTGTGLLVDALVRAVPGRTVHTGPLTGSGHVVRGPERAGLRAAGAIAVDMESAATLRTAVRTGPRPVAAVRVVVDAPEHELVRIGTVRGGISAFRVLRAVLPAFHEWHRSLLLPRR; encoded by the coding sequence ATGGGTGGCGCCGAGGTGCCGCCCGGTCCGACCACTCCGCTGCTGATCGCCTGCGCGCTCGGCATCGAGCGCTTCGCCCTGCGTACCGGCAGGAGGGGCGGCGAACCGGGTCCCGGCCCCGTCAGCATCATCAGGTCCGGGATGGGCCCCCGGGCCGCGGAGAGCGCCGTCCGCGAGGCGCTGGGGCGGCCCGGCGCAGGCGGCACCGCCGTCATCGCCTCGGGCTTCTGCGCCGGGCTGGAACCCGGCATGCACCCGGGGGACCTCGTGGTGGCCGAGGAGACAAGGGACGCCGGTGGCACCACGGCCTGCACCGGAACCGGTCTGCTGGTCGACGCACTGGTCAGAGCGGTGCCCGGACGTACGGTCCACACCGGCCCGCTGACCGGCTCCGGACACGTCGTCCGGGGCCCGGAGCGGGCCGGTCTCAGGGCCGCCGGTGCCATCGCGGTGGACATGGAGTCCGCGGCCACGCTGCGCACCGCCGTCCGGACGGGGCCACGCCCTGTTGCGGCCGTACGGGTGGTAGTGGACGCTCCAGAGCATGAGCTCGTCCGTATCGGCACGGTCCGCGGTGGAATATCGGCATTCCGCGTTCTTCGTGCCGTCCTTCCGGCTTTCCATGAATGGCACCGATCTTTGCTGCTCCCCAGGAGGTGA
- the shc gene encoding squalene--hopene cyclase has translation MTATTDGSTGAANLRAAPASDPTESTSAAHDMMAVARHAAERSVEHLLGRQDEQGWWKGDLATNVTMDAEDLLLRQFLGIQDPETVKAAARFIRGEQLGDGTWNTFYEGPPDLSATVEAYVALRLAGDRPDDPHMIRAAGWVREQGGIAESRVFTRIWLALFGWWKWDDLPELPPELMFFPKWVPLNIYDFGCWARQTIVPLTIVSAKRPVRPAPFALDELHTDPSCPNPPKPTAPAASWDGVFQRLDKALHLYHKVAPRRLRRIAMNEAARWIIERQENDGCWGGIQPPAVYSVIALHLLGYDLDHPVMRAGLESLDRFAVWREDGARMIEACQSPVWDTCLATIALADAGVGPDHPALVRAADWMLGEEIVRPGDWAVRKPELAPGGWAFEFHNVNYPDIDDTAEVALALRRVRHPDPARVDAAIERGVRWNLGMQSRNGAWGAFDADNTSPFPNRLPFCDFGEVIDPPSADVTGHVVEMLAVEGRSHDPRTRRGVEWLLAEQEASGAWFGRWGVNYIYGTGSVVPALIAAGLPAAHPAVRRAVDWLKSVQNDDGGWGEDLRSYREEKWIGHGSSTPSQTGWALLALLAAGERETRSVERGVAWLAATQQADGSWDEPHFTGTGFPWDFSINYHLYRQVFPLTALGRYVYGDPFATASAIGAGTGKGA, from the coding sequence ATGACAGCGACGACCGACGGAAGCACCGGGGCCGCGAACCTCCGCGCGGCACCGGCGAGCGATCCGACCGAATCGACCAGTGCCGCGCACGACATGATGGCCGTCGCGCGGCACGCCGCGGAGCGCTCGGTGGAGCACCTCCTCGGCAGGCAGGACGAGCAGGGCTGGTGGAAGGGCGACCTCGCCACCAACGTCACCATGGACGCGGAGGACCTGCTGCTCCGTCAGTTCCTGGGCATCCAGGACCCGGAGACCGTCAAGGCCGCGGCCCGCTTCATCCGGGGCGAGCAACTCGGCGACGGTACCTGGAACACCTTCTACGAGGGACCGCCCGACCTCTCCGCCACCGTCGAGGCGTACGTCGCGCTTCGGCTGGCCGGGGACCGGCCCGACGACCCCCACATGATCCGCGCGGCCGGCTGGGTCAGGGAACAGGGCGGCATCGCGGAATCCCGGGTCTTCACCCGGATCTGGCTCGCGCTCTTCGGCTGGTGGAAGTGGGACGACCTGCCCGAGCTCCCGCCCGAGCTGATGTTCTTCCCGAAGTGGGTCCCCCTCAACATCTACGACTTCGGCTGCTGGGCCCGTCAGACCATCGTGCCCCTCACCATCGTGTCCGCGAAGCGGCCGGTACGCCCGGCCCCCTTCGCCCTGGACGAGCTGCACACCGACCCGTCGTGCCCCAATCCGCCCAAGCCGACTGCTCCCGCTGCCAGTTGGGACGGCGTGTTCCAGCGGCTCGACAAGGCGCTGCACCTCTACCACAAGGTCGCCCCGCGCAGGCTGCGGCGCATCGCCATGAACGAGGCCGCACGCTGGATCATCGAACGCCAGGAGAACGACGGCTGCTGGGGCGGCATCCAGCCGCCCGCGGTGTACTCCGTCATCGCCCTGCACCTGCTCGGCTACGACCTCGACCACCCGGTGATGCGGGCCGGGCTGGAGTCGCTGGACCGGTTCGCAGTGTGGCGTGAGGACGGCGCCCGCATGATCGAGGCCTGCCAGTCCCCGGTCTGGGACACCTGCCTCGCCACCATCGCCCTCGCCGACGCGGGGGTCGGCCCGGACCATCCGGCGCTCGTGCGAGCGGCCGACTGGATGCTCGGCGAGGAGATCGTGCGGCCCGGCGACTGGGCGGTACGCAAACCCGAACTGGCCCCGGGAGGCTGGGCGTTCGAGTTCCACAACGTCAACTACCCCGACATCGACGACACCGCCGAGGTCGCTCTGGCGCTCCGCCGTGTCCGCCACCCCGACCCGGCCAGGGTCGACGCCGCCATCGAGCGCGGGGTGCGCTGGAACCTCGGCATGCAGTCGCGCAACGGTGCCTGGGGAGCCTTCGACGCGGACAACACCAGTCCTTTCCCCAACCGGCTGCCGTTCTGCGACTTCGGAGAGGTCATCGACCCGCCGTCGGCCGATGTCACCGGACACGTGGTGGAGATGCTGGCCGTCGAGGGGCGGTCGCACGACCCCCGCACCCGGCGCGGCGTCGAGTGGCTGCTCGCCGAACAGGAGGCGAGCGGCGCGTGGTTCGGCCGGTGGGGCGTCAACTACATCTACGGAACGGGCTCCGTGGTGCCCGCACTGATCGCGGCCGGTCTGCCCGCCGCGCACCCCGCGGTGCGCAGGGCCGTCGACTGGCTGAAGTCCGTGCAGAACGACGACGGCGGATGGGGCGAGGACCTGCGCTCCTACCGTGAGGAGAAGTGGATCGGCCACGGCAGCTCGACCCCCTCCCAGACCGGCTGGGCACTTCTCGCCCTGCTGGCCGCGGGGGAGCGGGAGACCAGGTCCGTGGAGCGGGGAGTCGCCTGGCTGGCGGCGACCCAGCAGGCCGACGGCTCATGGGACGAACCCCATTTCACCGGGACCGGATTCCCCTGGGACTTCTCCATCAACTACCACCTCTACCGTCAGGTGTTCCCCCTGACCGCCCTCGGCCGGTACGTCTACGGCGACCCCTTCGCCACCGCTTCCGCCATCGGCGCCGGCACCGGCAAGGGGGCCTGA
- a CDS encoding polyprenyl synthetase family protein: MSSTTGTRGESVTPANPAYDTVADPTDVTALLERGRALSAPVLRAAVDRLAPPMDTVAAYHFGWIDAQGLAEGDGGKAVRPALALLSAEAAGAPAEAGIPGAVAVELVHNFSLLHDDLMDGDEQRRHRDTVWKVHGPAQAILVGDALFALANEILLELGTVEAGRAARRLTTASRKLIDGQAQDISYEHRERVTVEECLEMEGNKTGALLACAVSIGAVLGGADDRTADTLEAYGYHLGLAFQAVDDLLGIWGDPESTGKQTWSDLRQRKKSLPVVAALAAGGPASERLGELLADDAKSSDFDSFSEEEFAARAALIEEAGGREWTAQEARRQHAVAIEALHGVDMPERVRAQLTELADFVVVRKR; the protein is encoded by the coding sequence ATGAGCAGTACCACCGGAACAAGAGGAGAGTCTGTGACCCCGGCGAATCCGGCTTACGACACCGTGGCGGACCCCACGGACGTCACCGCGCTTCTGGAGCGTGGAAGGGCCCTGTCAGCGCCGGTGCTGCGAGCTGCCGTGGACCGGCTGGCGCCGCCCATGGACACCGTCGCGGCCTACCACTTCGGCTGGATCGACGCCCAGGGCCTGGCCGAGGGCGACGGCGGCAAGGCCGTGCGTCCCGCGCTGGCCCTGCTGTCCGCGGAAGCGGCCGGCGCACCGGCGGAGGCCGGGATCCCCGGAGCCGTGGCCGTCGAACTCGTGCACAACTTCTCGCTGCTGCACGACGACCTGATGGACGGCGACGAGCAGCGCCGTCACCGCGACACCGTGTGGAAGGTGCACGGCCCCGCCCAGGCGATCCTCGTCGGCGACGCGCTCTTCGCGCTGGCGAACGAGATCCTGCTGGAGCTCGGCACCGTCGAGGCCGGCCGCGCGGCCCGCCGCCTGACCACGGCCAGCCGCAAGCTGATCGACGGCCAGGCCCAGGACATCTCGTACGAACACCGCGAGCGGGTCACCGTCGAGGAGTGCCTGGAGATGGAGGGCAACAAGACGGGCGCCCTGCTCGCCTGTGCCGTCTCCATCGGCGCCGTGCTCGGCGGAGCCGACGACCGTACCGCCGACACCCTGGAGGCGTACGGCTACCACCTCGGCCTGGCCTTCCAGGCGGTCGACGACCTGCTCGGCATCTGGGGCGACCCGGAGTCCACGGGCAAGCAGACCTGGAGCGATCTGCGCCAGCGCAAGAAGTCCCTGCCCGTCGTCGCCGCGCTCGCCGCGGGCGGACCTGCCTCGGAGCGGCTCGGCGAGCTGCTCGCCGACGACGCCAAGAGCAGCGACTTCGACAGCTTCTCCGAAGAGGAGTTCGCCGCCCGCGCGGCACTCATCGAGGAGGCGGGCGGCCGCGAGTGGACCGCCCAGGAAGCCCGCCGTCAGCACGCGGTAGCCATCGAGGCGCTGCACGGCGTCGACATGCCGGAACGAGTGCGGGCGCAGCTCACCGAGCTCGCCGACTTCGTGGTCGTACGAAAGAGATGA
- the hpnE gene encoding hydroxysqualene dehydroxylase HpnE: MSGRSSATSRAVVVGGGLAGVTAALRLADAGLDVKLLEGRPRLGGLAFSFRRGDLSVDNGQHVYLRCCTAYRWFLDRIEGTHLAPLQDRLDVPVLDVGRAAGPRLGRLRRTGLPVPLHLAGGLAAYPHLSLAEKAGVARAALALGRLDPADPALDGVDFATWLRRQGQSQRTIEALWDLVGVATLNATAPNASMALAAKVFKTGLLSEPGAADIGWAAVPLGDLHDTLARKALESAGVEIHLRTRVASLTRDEDGHWAVGTDGERFDADTVVLAVPQGDTHRLLPDGALDDPGRLLDLTDAPILNVHVVYDRKVLRKPFFAALGSPVQWVFDRTASSGLQGAGQYLAVSQSAAQDEIDLPVAELRSRYVPELERLLPAARGAGIRDFFVTRERTATFAPTPGVGRLRPGTHTRAPGLHLAGAWTATGWPATMEGAVRSGFTATDAALQALGRPHEHPLQEAA; the protein is encoded by the coding sequence ATGAGCGGCCGGAGCTCCGCCACCTCCCGTGCGGTGGTCGTCGGCGGCGGGCTCGCGGGCGTCACCGCGGCGCTGCGTCTTGCCGACGCGGGGCTCGACGTGAAGCTGCTCGAAGGCCGCCCCAGGCTCGGCGGGCTCGCCTTCTCCTTCCGGCGAGGTGACCTGTCGGTCGACAACGGCCAGCACGTCTACCTGCGCTGCTGCACCGCGTACCGCTGGTTCCTCGACCGTATCGAGGGCACCCACCTCGCCCCGCTGCAGGACCGGCTCGACGTGCCCGTGCTCGACGTCGGCAGGGCCGCGGGGCCCCGGCTCGGACGGCTGCGCCGCACCGGGCTGCCCGTACCGCTGCACCTGGCCGGCGGACTCGCCGCCTACCCGCACCTCTCACTCGCGGAGAAGGCCGGGGTCGCCCGTGCCGCGCTGGCGCTGGGCCGTCTCGACCCGGCCGACCCCGCGCTCGACGGCGTCGACTTCGCGACCTGGCTGCGCCGCCAGGGGCAGTCGCAGCGCACCATCGAGGCCCTCTGGGACCTCGTCGGCGTCGCCACGCTCAACGCCACCGCGCCGAACGCCTCGATGGCGCTCGCCGCGAAGGTCTTCAAGACGGGGCTCCTCTCGGAGCCGGGAGCCGCGGACATCGGCTGGGCGGCCGTGCCGCTCGGGGACCTCCACGACACCCTCGCCCGCAAGGCACTCGAATCGGCGGGGGTGGAGATCCACCTGCGCACCCGCGTCGCCTCCCTCACGCGGGACGAGGACGGCCACTGGGCGGTCGGGACCGACGGCGAACGCTTCGACGCGGACACCGTCGTCCTCGCGGTCCCGCAGGGGGACACCCACCGGCTGCTGCCCGACGGGGCGCTGGACGACCCGGGCAGGCTGCTCGACCTCACCGACGCACCGATCCTGAACGTGCACGTGGTCTACGACCGCAAGGTGCTGCGCAAACCGTTCTTCGCCGCGCTCGGATCCCCCGTGCAATGGGTCTTCGACCGCACCGCGTCCTCCGGCCTCCAGGGCGCCGGCCAGTACCTCGCGGTGTCCCAGTCCGCGGCGCAGGACGAGATCGACCTGCCCGTCGCCGAACTGCGCAGCCGCTACGTGCCCGAGCTGGAGCGGCTCCTGCCGGCGGCACGCGGGGCCGGGATCCGCGACTTCTTCGTCACCCGGGAACGCACCGCGACCTTCGCGCCCACGCCGGGCGTGGGGCGCCTGAGACCGGGCACCCACACCCGCGCCCCCGGGCTGCACCTGGCGGGAGCGTGGACCGCCACCGGCTGGCCCGCGACGATGGAAGGCGCCGTCCGCAGTGGCTTCACCGCTACGGACGCCGCGCTCCAGGCCCTCGGCAGGCCACACGAACATCCGCTGCAGGAGGCGGCATGA
- the hpnD gene encoding presqualene diphosphate synthase HpnD: protein MSAPVQAAYSYCEAVTGQQARNFAYGIRLLPYEKRQAMSALYAFSRRVDDIGDGELDPETKRVRLEETRGLLGRVRDDAVDEDDTDPVAVALADATRRFPLPLGGLDELIDGVLMDVRGATYETWDDLKTYCRCVAGAIGRLSLGVFGTQEGAPGAERAAEYADTLGLALQLTNILRDVREDAGNGRTYLPADDLAKFGCSAGFHRATPPPGSDFAGLVHFEVRRARALFAEGYRLLPMLDRRSGACVAAMAGIYRRLLDRIERDPEAVLRGRVSLPGHEKAYVAVRGLSGLDARYISRRTARGRVS from the coding sequence ATGTCGGCACCGGTACAGGCCGCATACAGCTACTGCGAGGCCGTCACCGGACAGCAGGCCCGTAACTTCGCGTACGGCATCAGGCTGCTGCCGTACGAGAAGCGGCAGGCCATGTCGGCGCTGTACGCCTTCTCCCGTCGGGTCGACGACATCGGCGACGGCGAACTGGACCCGGAGACCAAGCGCGTCCGGCTGGAGGAGACCCGGGGACTGCTCGGCCGAGTCCGGGACGACGCCGTCGACGAGGACGACACCGACCCGGTCGCGGTCGCGCTCGCCGACGCCACGCGCCGGTTCCCGCTGCCGCTCGGCGGCCTCGACGAGCTCATCGACGGCGTGCTGATGGACGTGCGCGGCGCGACGTACGAGACCTGGGACGACCTGAAGACGTACTGCCGCTGTGTCGCGGGTGCCATCGGGCGCCTCAGCCTGGGCGTCTTCGGGACGCAGGAGGGCGCACCCGGTGCCGAACGGGCCGCGGAGTACGCCGACACCCTCGGCCTCGCGCTCCAGCTGACCAACATCCTGCGCGACGTGCGTGAGGACGCGGGCAACGGGCGCACGTACCTGCCCGCCGACGACCTCGCCAAGTTCGGCTGCTCCGCCGGATTCCACCGGGCGACCCCGCCGCCGGGATCCGACTTCGCCGGCCTGGTGCACTTCGAGGTGCGCCGCGCCCGGGCCCTCTTCGCCGAGGGCTACCGGCTGCTGCCCATGCTGGACCGGCGAAGCGGCGCCTGCGTGGCCGCCATGGCCGGCATCTACCGCAGGCTCCTCGACCGGATCGAACGCGATCCCGAGGCGGTCCTGCGGGGCCGGGTCTCGCTGCCCGGCCACGAGAAGGCGTACGTTGCGGTGCGCGGCCTGTCGGGCCTCGACGCGCGGTACATCTCACGCCGGACGGCCAGGGGGAGGGTCTCATGA
- the hpnC gene encoding squalene synthase HpnC yields the protein MTRPQQARADAATATLDKAADENFPVAPFFLPRAWRDDLMAVYGFARLVDDIGDGDLAPGGADARHLGLEPGQSEDRLAALDALEADLHRVFSPTGDGPRHPLMRALRPTVRRCALTPEPFLGLLEANRQDQKVRRYETYGDLLAYCELSANPVGRLVLQITGTASPERIRRSDAVCTALQIAEHLQDVAEDLGRDRIYLPAEDMARFRVGEAELAVPSAGSAVRSLVAFEAERARALLDEGVPLVGSVHGRLRLLLAGFVGGGRAALGAISAAGFDVLPGPPKPTAPRLLREVGDVLRRAHREG from the coding sequence GTGACCCGTCCCCAGCAGGCGCGCGCCGACGCCGCCACCGCCACGCTCGACAAGGCCGCGGACGAGAACTTCCCCGTGGCTCCCTTCTTCCTGCCCCGCGCCTGGCGCGACGACCTGATGGCCGTCTACGGATTCGCCCGCCTCGTCGACGACATCGGTGACGGCGACCTCGCCCCCGGCGGCGCCGACGCCCGCCACCTCGGCCTCGAACCCGGGCAGAGCGAGGACCGTCTCGCCGCGCTGGACGCCCTCGAAGCCGATCTGCACCGCGTCTTCTCGCCCACCGGCGACGGTCCGCGCCACCCCCTGATGCGCGCCCTGCGCCCCACCGTGCGGCGCTGCGCGCTCACCCCCGAACCCTTCCTCGGGCTCCTCGAGGCGAACCGGCAGGACCAGAAGGTCCGCCGCTACGAGACCTACGGCGACCTGCTGGCCTACTGCGAGCTCTCCGCCAACCCGGTCGGCCGTCTCGTCCTGCAGATCACCGGCACCGCGAGCCCCGAACGGATCCGCCGCTCCGACGCCGTCTGCACCGCCCTGCAGATCGCCGAGCACCTCCAGGACGTCGCCGAGGACCTCGGCCGCGACCGGATCTACCTGCCCGCCGAGGACATGGCCCGTTTCCGTGTCGGCGAGGCCGAGCTGGCCGTACCGTCGGCCGGCTCGGCCGTACGCTCCCTGGTCGCCTTCGAGGCGGAGCGCGCCCGCGCGCTGCTCGACGAGGGCGTCCCCCTGGTGGGCAGCGTCCACGGCCGGCTCAGACTGCTGCTCGCCGGATTCGTCGGCGGAGGGCGCGCAGCCCTCGGCGCGATCTCCGCAGCGGGCTTCGACGTACTGCCCGGACCGCCCAAGCCCACCGCGCCGAGACTGCTGCGCGAGGTGGGAGACGTCCTGCGAAGAGCGCACAGAGAGGGGTGA
- a CDS encoding ABC transporter ATP-binding protein encodes MAEEKSQGHIPTVIADDVHIVYRVNGTGGGKGSATAALSRIMRRGKGEPRGVRKVHAVRGVSFTAYRGQAIGLIGTNGSGKSTLLRAIAGLLPTEQGKVYTDGQPSLLGVNAALMSDLTGERNVVLGGLAMGMSREEIRARYQDIVDFSGINEKGDFITLPMRTYSSGMAARLRFSIAAAKNHDVLMIDEALATGDRKFRVRSEERIRELRKEAGTVFLVSHNNKTIRDTCDRVLWLEKGELLMDGPTEEVLKAYERETGK; translated from the coding sequence GTGGCTGAGGAAAAGTCCCAGGGACACATTCCCACCGTGATCGCGGACGACGTGCACATCGTGTACCGAGTCAACGGCACGGGCGGGGGCAAGGGCAGCGCCACTGCGGCACTGAGCCGGATCATGCGCCGCGGCAAGGGCGAACCGCGCGGTGTGCGCAAGGTGCACGCGGTGCGGGGTGTCTCCTTCACCGCCTACCGCGGCCAGGCCATCGGCCTCATCGGCACCAACGGATCGGGCAAGTCCACCCTGCTGCGGGCCATCGCCGGCCTGCTGCCGACCGAGCAGGGCAAGGTGTACACGGACGGCCAGCCCTCGCTGCTCGGCGTGAACGCGGCCCTGATGAGCGATCTGACCGGTGAGCGCAACGTCGTGCTCGGCGGTCTCGCAATGGGAATGAGCCGCGAGGAGATCCGCGCGCGCTACCAGGACATCGTGGACTTCTCGGGGATCAACGAGAAGGGCGACTTCATCACGCTGCCGATGCGGACGTACTCGTCCGGCATGGCGGCCAGGCTGCGCTTCTCGATCGCCGCCGCCAAGAACCACGACGTCCTCATGATCGACGAGGCGCTGGCCACCGGTGACCGCAAGTTCCGGGTCCGGTCCGAGGAACGGATCCGCGAGCTGCGCAAGGAGGCGGGCACCGTCTTCCTGGTCAGCCACAACAACAAGACCATCAGGGACACCTGTGACCGGGTCCTGTGGCTGGAAAAGGGCGAGCTCCTGATGGACGGCCCCACCGAAGAGGTGCTGAAGGCCTACGAACGGGAGACGGGCAAGTAG